One window from the genome of Nicotiana tomentosiformis chromosome 5, ASM39032v3, whole genome shotgun sequence encodes:
- the LOC138892105 gene encoding uncharacterized protein, translating into MTTSTEQHNSFVGTITAAMAIASSSRTTPAPVMAPAEKPVKFSGMDFMCLQQKIFFYLTTLILQRFISEDVPVLGEETPEMSDLWSRSFLEDGLYNVYSVMKISQELWNALEKKYKTEDDGHKMFVAARYLDFKMVDAISVITQVQELQVIVHDLLAEGVDINEAFQVAVFIENMPPLWKDFKNYLKYKRKEMIIEDPIIHLRIEEDNKVAEKKSRGNSTIMGENIVEEESTSNIKRKKSSGPKNYPSKKKFKG; encoded by the exons atgaCAACAAGTACGGAACAACATAATAGTTTTGTTGGGACTATTACTGCTGCAATGGCTATTGCGTCTTCAAGTCGCACAACTCCTGCACCGGTGATGGCACCAGCAGAAAAGCCCGTAAAGTTTTCCGGCATGGACTTTATGTGTTTGCAGCAAAAAATATTCTTCTACCTGACCACACTCATTTTACAACGCTTCATCAGCGAGGACGTTCCAGTTCTGGGAGAAGAAACTCCTGAAATGAGTGATTTGTGGTCACGGAG tttctTGGAAGATGGCTTGTACAATGTTTATAGCGTCATGAAAATATCACAAGAGTTGTGGAATGCTCTTgaaaagaagtacaagactgaagatgatGGACATAAGATGTTTGTGGCCGCCAGATATCTGGATTTCAAAATGGTTGACGCCATATCTGTCATAACGCAAGTCCAAGAACTGCAAGTGATTGTTCATGAcctccttgctgaag GTGTGGACATAAATGAAGCGTTTCAAGTTGCGGTATTTATTGAAAAtatgcctccgttgtggaaggactttaaGAATTACTTGAAATATAAGCGCAAGGAGATGATAATCGAAGACCCTATTATTCATCTACGGATTGAAGAGGACAACAAGGTTGCTGAGAAGAAATCCCGTggtaactcaacaataatgggagaaaatattgtTGAGGAAGAGTCTACAAGCAACATAAAGAGAAAGAAGTCGTCTGGTCCAAAAAATTACCCGAGCAAGAAGAAGTTCAAAGGGTAA